In Populus nigra chromosome 10, ddPopNigr1.1, whole genome shotgun sequence, the following proteins share a genomic window:
- the LOC133705639 gene encoding AP-1 complex subunit mu-2-like has translation MAGAASALFLLDIKGRVLVWRDYRGDVSAVQAERFFTKFIEKEGDPQSQDPVVYDNGVSYMFIQHSNVYLMAASRQNCNAASLISFLHRVVDVFKHYFEELEEESLRDNFVVVYELLDEMMDFGYPQYTEAKILSEFIKTDAYRMETSQRPPMAVTNAVSWRSEGINYKKNEVFLDVVESVNILVNTNGQVIRSDVVGALKMRTYLSGMPECKLGLNDRILLEAQGRTTKGKAIDLEDIKFHQCVRLARFENDRTISFIPPDGAFDLMTYRLSTQVKPLIWVEAQVEKHSRSRVEIMVKARSQFKERSTATNVEIELPVPVDASNPNIRTSMGSASYAPENDALLWKIKSFSGGKEYMLRAEFSLSSITAEEATPERKAPIRVKFEIPYFTVSGIQVRYLKIIEKSGYQALPWVRYITMAGEYELRLI, from the exons ATGGCTGGGGCAGCGTCCGCGCTGTTTCTATTAGATATAAAGGGGCGCGTTCTGGTGTGGCGCGACTACCGTGGCGATGTCTCTGCTGTCCAGGCCGAGCGCTTCTTCACCAAGTTCATCGAGAAGGAG GGAGATCCGCAATCTCAAGATCCAGTGGTGTATGATAATGGAGTCTCTTACATGTTCATACAACACAGCAATGTTTATCTAATGGCCGCATCAAGGCAGAATTGTAATGCTGCCAGTCTCATCTCCTTCCTCCACCGCGTTGTTGAT GTTTTTAAGCATTATTTTGAAGAATTAGAAGAAGAATCACTTAGGGATAACTTTGTGGTAGTG TATGAGTTACTTGATGAAATGATGGACTTCGGTTACCCTCAGTACACCGAAGCAAAAATTCTTAGCGAATTTATCAAGACGGATGCCTACAGGATGGAAACTTCACAGAGGCCTCCCATGGCTGTCACTAATGCAGTGTCTTGGCGCAGCGAAGGGATAAATTACAAGAAGAACGAG GTTTTCTTGGATGTGGTTGAGAGTGTCAATATACTTGTCAACACCAATGGGCAAGTCATTAGGTCCGATGTTGTTGGGGCTTTAAAAATGAGAACATATCTAAG TGGCATGCCTGAGTGTAAGCTTGGCCTAAATGATAGAATATTATTGGAGGCCCAAGGACGGACAACAAAAGGAAAGGCCATTGATTTGGAGGACATCAAATTTCATCA GTGTGTACGTTTGGCTCGATTTGAAAATGATCGGACAATATCATTTATACCACCTGATGGGGCTTTTGATCTCATGACATATAGACTCAGCACTCAG GTAAAGCCTCTGATTTGGGTGGAAGCTCAAGTTGAAAAGCATTCGAGAAGTCGTGTTGAGATAATGGTAAAGGCTAGGAGCCAGTTCAAGGAGCGTAG CACTGCAACAAATGTTGAGATTGAGTTGCCTGTGCCAGTTGATGCTTCCAATCCTAATATCCGGACGTCAATGGGGTCTGCATCATATGCACCTGAAAATGATGCATTATTGtggaaaattaaatctttttctgGTGGAAAG gAGTACATGTTGAGGGCAGAGTTCAGTCTTTCCAGTATAACTGCTGAAGAAGCAACTCCTGAGAGAAAAGCTCCTATACGTGTGAAATTTGAAATACCATATTTTACTGTTTCAGGAATACAG GTTCGATACCTGAAGATTATTGAGAAAAGTGGTTATCAGGCTCTCCCATGGGTGAGATACATAACAATGGCTGGCGAGTATGAGCTTAGGCTTATCTAG
- the LOC133705640 gene encoding L-tryptophan--pyruvate aminotransferase 1-like → MTEYMQISSIGVSKESQLRAAKILGVLSEGCQHFRTADSENFFEYSHRIMRERWESLQNVVKNSKIFSLPKFPQDYCNFTGKYTDSNPAFAWLHSKEDIDWESLLREHKIIGRSGERFGADPKYVRISMFSPPEAFSLFLERLSAIIENTNGNVVGGEESSIIK, encoded by the exons ATGACCGAATACATGCAGATCAGCTCCATTGGTGTATCCAAAGAATCCCAGCTTCGAGCTGCCAAGATTCTTGGAGTACTCAGCGAAGGTTGTCAACACTTTAGGACTGCTGATTCAGAGAACTTCTTCGAGTATAGCCATAGAATTATGAGAGAAAGATGGGAGAGCCTGCAAAATGTTGTCAAAAACAGTAAAATCTTCAGTCTGCCAAAGTTCCCACAAGATTACTGCAACTTCACCGGGAAGTACACAGATTCAAATCCTG CTTTTGCATGGTTGCACAGCAAGGAGGATATAGACTGGGAGAGTCTTTTGCGAGAACATAAGATAATAGGAAGAAGCGGGGAGCGGTTTGGGGCTGATCCAAAATATGTCAGAATCAGTATGTTTAGTCCACCAGAAGCGTTTAGCCTTTTCTTGGAGAGGTTATCAGCAATCATCGAAAACACCAATGGAAATGTAGTGGGAGGAGAAGAAAGCTCGATCATCAAATAA
- the LOC133706070 gene encoding uncharacterized protein LOC133706070, which yields MMRWWVSALQLTELFVSTVVHLLFGFYVFSTALAGDLSQAMNEWFSKPNVHVVVKEEETRETTSSSTTKTTTSVDDLPPIVLVHGIFGFGKGRLGGLSYFAGAEKKDERVLVPDLGSLTSIYDRARELFYYLKGGQVDYGEEHSMAYGHSQFGRIYEQGNYPEWDEDHPIHFVGHSAGAQVVRVLQQMLADKAFKGYENTSDKWVLSLTSVSGAFNGTTRTYLDGMQPEDWRNMKPICLLQFCRLGTIIYDWLDIPWLKAYYNFGFDHFNMSWKKTGIFGLIDCLLGNTGPFASGDWILPDLTIQGSMQLNCHLQTFPDTYYFSYATKRTKRIFGNTVPSGIFGIHPLLFIRVLQMSQWRHPPDVFPPYKGYRDEDWQDNDGALNTISMTHPRIPVEHPSHFVGHDSECQPLQPGIWYYKIVEGDHILFIVNRDRAGIQFDMIYDSIFERCRKYACRKSRQTLPNEIHQ from the exons ATGATGAGGTGGTGGGTTTCTGCTCTGCAATTAACAGAGCTATTTGTAAGCACGGTAGTGCATTTGCTATTTGGGTTTTACGTATTTAGCACAGCTTTGGCTGGTGATCTTTCACAGGCTATGAATGAATGGTTTTCCAAGCCTAATGTGCATGTTGTTGTTAAAGAGGAGGAGACCAGAGAGACGACATCTTCATCAACAACGAAGACGACGACCAGCGTTGATGACTTGCCACCTATTGTGTTGGTTCATGGAATCTTCGGATTTGGCAAAggg AGATTGGGAGGTTTATCGTATTTTGCTGGAGCAGAGAAGAAAGATGAGAGGGTCCTGGTGCCTGATTTGGGGTCTCTAACGAGCATCTATGATAG GGCACGCGAATTATTCTATTATTTGAAAGGTGGGCAAGTTGATTATGGAGAAGAACACAGCATGGCTTATGGCCACTCACAATTTGGACGGATTTATGAACAGG GGAACTATCCTGAATGGGATGAGGATCACCCTATTCACTTTGTTGGGCATTCTGCTGGGGCGCAGGTTGTTCGCGTACTGCAGCAAATGCTTGCTGACAAG GCATTTAAGGGGTATGAGAACACTTCTGATAAATGGGTGCTAAGCCTCACCTCCGTGTCCGGAGCATTCAATGGGACTACAAGGACCTACTTAGATGGGATGCA GCCAGAAGATTGGAGAAACATGAAACCAATTTGCCTGCTTCAGTTCTGTCGCTTAGGAACAATAATTTATGATTGGCTTGACATTCCTTGGCTGAAGGCTTACTACAACTTTGGATTTGATCACTTCAACATGTCCTGGAAAAAAACGGGCATTTTTGGTCTTATTGACTGCCTGTTGGGGAATACAGGACCCTTTGCTTCTGGAGATTGGATACTTCCTGATCTTACAATTCAAGGGTCTATGCAACTCAACTGCCATTTACAAACCTTCCCTGATACGTACTATTTCAGCTATGCCACCAAACGCACTAAAAGAATCTTCGGTAACACTGTTCCTTCAGGCATATTTGGAATCCACCCATTGCTTTTTATAAGAGTGTTGCAGATGAGCCAGTGGCGTCATCCTCCAGATGTCTTTCCCCCTTATAAAGGATACAG GGATGAGGATTGGCAGGACAATGATGGAGCACTCAACACCATATCTATGACCCACCCTCGTATTCCGGTTGAACATCCAAGCCATTTTGTTGGGCATGATTCGGAGTGCCAACCCTTGCAGCCAGGAATATG GTATTACAAGATTGTGGAAGGTGATCACATATTGTTCATTGTGAATAGGGATAGAGCAGGAATTCAATTCGATATGATATATGATAGTATTTTTGAGCGTTGCAGAAAATATGCCTGTAGGAAGAGTCGACAAACGTTACCAAACGAAATCCATCAATAG
- the LOC133705201 gene encoding tryptophan aminotransferase-related protein 1-like — MGGSENGAPDNQNKPTETSLSPDSIINLDQGDPTLFEPYWKKMGDKCTLPQLGDAIKGLHRVVGNAVPDGRHIVVGTGSTQLLMAALYALSSPSTSHPVSLVAAAPYYSGYKDQAEFLLSGLYKWEGDAHTFDKDGPYIEVVTSPNNPDGAIREAVVNLGEGKLVYDLAYYWPQYTPITDHPLDHDIMLFTFSKCTGHAGSRIG, encoded by the exons ATGGGTGGTTCAGAGAATGGAGCACCCGATAACCAAAATAAGCCCACCGAGACAAGCCTCTCACCAGATTCCATAATCAATCTAGATCA GGGCGATCCAACGTTGTTCGAGCCATACTGGAAGAAGATGGGAGACAAGTGTACGTTG CCACAACTTGGCGATGCCATAAAGGGACTGCATCGTGTTGTTGGAAATGCAGTCCCCGACGGTCGCCACATCGTGGTTGGGACCGGTTCAACACAGCTCCTAATGGCTGCTCTATATGCCCTCTCTTCTCCTTCCACTAGTCACCCCGTCAGTCTCGTGGCTGCTGCTCCTTATTACTCG GGATATAAGGATCAGGCAGAATTCCTGCTTTCAGGACTCTATAAATGGGAAGGAGATGCACATACCTTTGATAAGGATGGACCTTATATTGAGGTCGTAACCTCGCCAAATAACCCTGATGGTGCTATCCGAGAAGCTGTGGTGAACCTCGGGGAAGGGAAGCTTGTGTATGACCTGGCCTACTACTGGCCACAATACACGCCCATTACTGATCACCCTTTGGATCATGATATCATGTTGTTCACATTTTCCAAATGCACTGGACATGCTGGCTCCCGTATAGGGTGA